TCAAGTGAGATTAAAGTGTCTTGACCTGTGAAACTAAGCAGTTTTCCTATTGAAGCCCACATATGAGAGATCGGGATGCAAACTAAGGTTAGAGGATTGTTGCACTCCTAGTTTTTGGAATTGTTTTGCTCCAAAAGCTTGTCATACACTCGTTTCCAATCGACCTGCCGTTCCTGCCTGGCTGTCATGTAAAAAAATATGTCAGCAATGTAAAATTATGGAAAAGGAACATACTCCAACTTCTGTATCTGCAGTATTCAACTAGTATAATTTAGCACAAAAAATACCCAAAtccataaaagaaagataaataaatcgtgtgaaaataaaaatattcatcCAAAATTGAATTAAGTTTAGGGCATCATCTGCATCTGAATGATAAACAAGGAGAAAAGAAAGGAAGGAGAGGGGGAGGGAATCAAATGAAAAAGAGGGGAATAGTTACATTTTGGTCTTGCAAAATTCTTTGCACCAGTATCAGATCATCCTCTTCCAGAGCTTGTTCCAGAAAGTGAGACTTATAAGGAGATCCCAACTTGATTTAAAGATACCTTCACTCGAAACGCTCTTGATCCGATTATTAACTTTTCCGATTCCACTCATACCGTAATCATCTAAATAAACagtctgttttttcttcttccttttcttcttccgaGTCTTTAGAAACAACAACTTTAATTTATTACTCGATCTTCTTCCAGCACCTTTTTCCAAattatgtttcttcatcttcttcacttaACTTTTGATCTATATACTCATTCCATACGCTGCAACTCTGAATGTGAATCATCAACCCTCTCTATCTCAACTTTAATATCTTACACCAACAGTACTGTTATTTTATATCTACCATGTGGATAAGGGCAGCAGCTATGTCTCAATTGCTAGTTTAGTTCATTAGCAGTTTAGCACCTATAATTTCATGAAATAGATGCATTGGAGACATGAAAACTCACTAACAGGGCCTAACAAGCCAACATACCACAAGTTGAGTTTGTCAAAACTCTGGTTCATGTTTGTTCTTGTTCAGTTGTTCCAAACATAAACCAGAATTTTATAATCACTTCACAAAAAGATAATGTGTTTTGCATTTTGTAAGCGTCTGTGTGCAAGGAAAGTTTTTCTATTGCATCCAAGCATTATAGGAAACCCCAGCAAGAGGTTGGTTGGAGTTTTCTTGCTGCTCCTGTAGTACAAAGAATTATAGCGAAACCCCACCCAAGATATCAGAAGGATCACTTAGAGGAAGATAATAACCCATAACAATAAATACTATGGAGAAAAGCAGTAATATTTGGAAAGAGAGATCAAAGAACTTTAAGAGATTAAATTTGTAGTGAAACTCAATTTTGACAGTGTTTTGCACAATTTCTAATAACATTGTACGAAATAAAACCCAGAGGGATGGAGATATTGACTAGCCATTTATTTGAGGCCTTTGTGCAAAAGCTTCTAGGCCTCCATGTAGCTTGCAAGCTGCATTGTGAAGGTTGCAACTGACATGAAGAGTCTTAGCCTGCTTTTTCTCCTCTTCACTAAAGGGAGAATCGTACTCGGTGAGCCTTGCAGCCTAACTCCAGAGAGAAGCAAAGAAACATTTGGTCAGACTCGACTACTTCCCTGGGTAACTATGTACAAGAAAAGCCATGATACCAACGAATAAGTAGTACCTTCTCGTATCTCTTAGAGGCTCTTGATGAGTGAGTCTTGAACATTTACGGCCTTGAACAATGCATtgcctttttccttctttttgccAGCAGCTACAATCTTCTCACAATTTCCCATATCCGACGATTCCTTATCCTGTCGTCAACACAACTTAAATTagcaaaaccaaaataaaccccCAAGCGCCAGAAAGACGAAAGAATTTGTTTTCCCATCCCACCAACCTTAATGGAAGATGCAAGCTCAACTTCATAATAGACAGTTGACCCAGGAGGAACAACAGCGAGGTCTTGCTGAGATTCTGGAGAGCCAAAAGCATATTCTTCCTCAGCATGCCCTTTTTCAAAAAGTTCCATCTTGTTGCTTCCCGATTAACTTCACTGGAAAAACAGATATACATGAGTTTTGATTATATCTCTTGTTCAGCATCATATGAGATCAAACTGAGCCTATTCATGCATCAGATTCTTTAAATTACCTTCAGCAACAGTTCCATTATTTGGGTTTTTCGTAGCCTCTCCTAAGAATCTTCTTTATGACTTTCTTGACAGAAGTTACTTCCGTCACAATCTTCCAGGAGAGCAATGAGAAGAGTCTCATTTGGTGGAAAAGCTACCTCCTGACCAGAGACTGGCCAACCTCACCCTCAAGAAAGGCGGACCGCAAATGTCACAAAAACAGATGAAGATCTGGTGGGAAAAGAAAACCTACAATGGGGCTTCATCGTCAAGAGaaccatctccttcttcttcgtTGTTCTGACAGCCTTCTAAAGTGCAAGACAGAAATACCCTGAATACCAAAGAAGTGTCGTCACAATAAAAAAATGATACAGCcagagaaaaaaatggaaaaatacaCTGAGAAACCAGAGGAGGCAAACCACCTCTAACACGAATTCAACTCCTTCAGATTGAGAAATCACACTTCCATACTCATGTTGAGCCTCATATTTGACTGTATCACTGTAACAACGCAACATGTCAGTCTATATCCTATTAAGTATTACCATACTCTCAAGCACCCAATCAGGTACATCGACGGATGCTAGTAAGAACATACCAAGAACTTCGCCCAAGTCTTTGGGATTTTCCCATATCTCCGCTTCAGTTAGAACCTCCTTGGCAATCCCTTCGTCTTTGCAAATGTCCTTCACACTAGACCAGGAGAGTAGCTCCACGTCCAACTGAAGGGTTGCACTAGGAGGAATGGTTGGAGGAAAACCAGCTTCACCATAAGCAAGCTCCGCAGGGATGGTGAAGATTGCATTCTCTCCTTTCTTCACTGTCTTGGTACCTAAAGGGCTAAAGGCCATCCCTCGAAAACTTGCTCTGTCAGAAAACAAATTGACGTCAACAAATGCACACGAAATACTCTTCAGTCTCTTGCTTTATTTTGATCACCCAATATTACACCACACATACTAACAAAAGACTTGACAACATATTGGTACAACACTCTCCAACTTTTTTCAATACAGGTATCCATACACTATAACTTTCTTTATGCTTGCACCTGTTTCTCTAAATGATGCACTTACTACAAAAAGAATTTACTTCAATTACATACAATAAAACAAACTGCCCAGTCTGCCTATACAGACATAATACTTTCCATGAACCACCTTGATAAGAGAGAATATTCAGTTCAGTCAAGAATACAGAACTCAATTAGACTCTAAATACGACAGACTTAGCAGCAGCAGCCTATTATCCCATGTCATGTTTTTGAATATTTTATTCGACTTCAAAGAAATATCAGAAGCAGAATACAGCCATGCAGATCTTTACAAGAACCACATAATAAACCTAAAGCCGTAACGAGCTTACTATAACAATATCAGTAGCAAGACCATTTACTGCTGGACGCATTTCATTTGTATCGTGGGGTGTATAGTGATGTCTTTTCCATTTACCTTTCATGTTCTCGTATATTCCACAGGCACCAGACAAGGTAAGGTTCATCCACAAATCCTGAAActggtaaaaaaaataaaaaaattgtgatTGAGTGCATAAGCCACACAAACGAATCATAGGGGCAATAAACCAATGGTGCGCTCTGGCTGTCTACAATACCTCATGTCCCTTTCTTGAGCCTCCCAACTCAGCTTGCCTTAGCACCAAGATATTCAAATATTTGCTGGCAATAAATACAAAACGTTACAGTTGTGAAGCAATGTATAAAACAGAATTTGAACGTAACAAACACACAAACATAAAGTTCATTGAATACCTTGATTTCTTGTACCGCTTTCTGAATTCGAGCTCTCCGGCATGTACTTCCAGTTGGACCATGGAACAACATTCGGCCAAATTGTCAACTTTTCCGAGTCCGCTCATACCGCTAAtggacttcttcttcatcttctttgctaATAGAAAATAACAATCATCAAACACATaagtgaggaagatgaagaaacataaattggaaaaggtgctGGAAGAAGATTCAGTAATAAATTAAAGTTGTTGTTTCTAAAGACTCGGAAgatgagaaagaagaaaaaacagactGTTTATTTAGATGATTACGGTATGAGTGGAATCGGAAAAGTTAACAATTGGATCAAGAGCGTTTTGGGTGAAGGCATCTTTAAACCAACCTTAAAGGAAAATCAGGATTTCTTTACGTATCAGGGCGAGAGTTAGTTCTAATAGGAAGTAGCAAAATTTATACCTTAAAATGGAAGTAGCAAAGTTTATATCTAATAGGAAGCGTCCAAAATTGACTGACCATATGGTTAATACTGAAgtttcaagttgtgcctaaggtAAATCCGGAGAGAAGTATTAATAACTCAAATGACCACACAGAAAAACTGTTACGAAACTAAGAAATGAGAAAGCTCAAGAATTGCATTAACAAATCAATTACAGGGATTTCGAAGGAACCGATAAGTATAAGATCTCCCTGCACCCTTGAAATGCTTCTTTTGTTAGGGATGTACAAGTTTAACTCACATGAGGGAGAAAATGCCGCATATAATCCGAGAAAGACCACACTGATCCAGTACAGTATACCAACTGCTAAAGCAGCTCCACCAGATTTATAAACTAAAACCCAACGTAGAGGTATGTGGATACATACTGCTATGGAAGCACTTAATAGCATGGGAATGgttatactaagattgaaaacATCTCATTAACTATTGGGGAGCTGCATAAGCGAATAACGCAAGGATCAGCATGTCGCATATTTGCCAGTTTCAAGTGAGATTAAAGTGTCTTGACCTGTAAAACTAAGTAGTTCCCTTATTGAAGCCCACATATGAGAGATCGGGATGCAAACCAAGGTTGGAGGATTGTTGCACTCCCGAGTATAAACTCATAGTTGTTGAAACTGTTTCTCTCCAAAAGCTTGTCATGCAAGAGTTTCCAATCAACCTGCCGCTCCTCCGTGGCTGTCATGTAAAAAACATGTCAAGCAATGTAAAATTCATAGAAAGCCAGCATACTTCATCTTCTGTATATACAGTATAATTCAGCACAAAAATTACCCAAATTTTTAAAAGAATGATAAACAAATCTTGTGAAATTAAAGAAAAATCATCCAAAATTGAATTAAGTTTAGGGCATCATCTGTATATCCTCCTTTGAATCTGACTGATAAACaagcagaaaaagaaaagtaaaattaCGGAGGGAGGGAGGGAATCAAATGAAAAAGAGGGGAATAGTTACATTTTGGTCTTCTAAAATTCTTTGCACCAGTATCAGATAATCCTCCTCCAGAGCTTGTTCCAGAATTTGAGAGAACTAACTCTCGTCCTGATACATAAAGAGGTCCTGATTTTCCTTTTAAGGTTGGTTTAAAGATACCTTCACCCAAAACGCTCTTGATCCGATTGTTAACTTTTCCGATTCAACTCATGCCGTAATCATCTAAATAAACagtctgttttttcttcttctttttcttcttcttcttgtgagTCTTTAGAAACAACAACTTTTATAATTTATTACTGAATCTTAGAGCCTCTCCGATAGAATATATGCAAAGTGAAAAGTCCAAATCCACGTAGGATCCACaaccatatttataaaaaatcatctccaatccattaatgtgaagattatgtgataaagaaaaaatcaaacatcCTCTAGCTGAACTTCTAgtttttagacattcacttagaggatgtcttcccatcctagtcacactttttgttaataaaaattattgaaaaataaaaatggaaagaattTTAACTAATTGTATGTCTATAAATAAGTAAATAAATATTAGAGAActttatgggttggagataaCACTTTATTTTTCTTAATGTTTAGGATTTTATACTCAAATAGTGTCTTTGaagtgatgccacatatgaaatattcacattcaccattggagaagctcttagtagATTAGTAGAAATGACCAAATAAttaaagaaggctattattggggcgtcactatccaatagaggggcttcacttggatatttAGTGACCAAAAATCTTGTTATGGGgtacttttgattcaatagcAACCGTCCAAACTACCCTTCAATTAAAACAAAACATAATTTTTGTTCTTTGTTCTTCACATTTCAattgctcttcttcttcctctcctctttctcttcatCCTCTTCGTCGTAAATCCATTTGAATTCATTTCATCGAACAAACCCATGGTGTAGtaaggtaataatcgaacaaacCTATCTTTGTTTACtcgtttttgtgcttaaaataggttagattgaatgaaattgaagtaaaattagggtttcagtaacgTTTTTGCTAGTGTTACGTCTAGGTTCGGTGCTTCTTATCAAGACGTAATTTTAGTTTATGAAGAAATCACGACCAGGTTtaaattaattccaactgtagaattttttttgcatgtagttttatgtccaggttccttttaattccacccataaaaattgattttacgtccaggtttggattgataCCAACCGCAGAAATTGGTtggtttggattgattccaaccgtagaagttgaTTCTACGGCCAGATTAATCCAACCGcataattttatttgcatgtagttttacgtccaggttcattttaattccaaccgtaaaaattGATTTTAAGTCCAGGTTTGGACACCGTagaaattaattattatctaattaaatctaatgaaattaaattaaattaaaagtattcagtcattacaaaattagctGAGATAagatgtttttgatattacttctggGTGACCCGTTTTTATCCCATTAGGTGACAGGTGACACCCCAATAATAGCAGAAACACTCCTTAATAAGGGTTTTATTAAGGAGATGGGTTACCCATCAACACTCAGGATTTTATGCAGAAACACTCCTTAATAAGCAAATAAGCAATCTGGTTGGATAGACTCCGGTTGAAAGTTTCTGTCTACTTTCCCTGAATGCAGATCAGGCCTCAATGAGATGGGTTACCCATCAACCTTTATCACCTTAGTACTTGGTAGGGAACAAGAAGTCATATTTTTCGTGAACGATGATGTCTGCTGGATCACACCATGGAGACTTGCAAAAACATGGCATCACATTCTGAACTAGGAGGATTAATTTTGTGAAAAGATTTTTTATTCTGTTAGGTTGAGATGACCTTTCTAACATTTAGCCTTCGTTCTACAGAGAAGACACTAAAAAAAGAGAACACAGCGGAAACACCAGttaagaacaataaaatataaagcACTCCGAACAATTCATCCTTTCCGAACGTACAAGAGATGCAAGTTGTAGCAACTCTCTCTACTGTTGACATAAACCCTTTCCAATCCCATCAAGCCGTGCTGTCAACATTCATAGGTTCAGCTTCCTGCTTGGCTTTCTGCATCCAAAACAGAATATTCAACAAAAGCATAATCAGCAAAAATGTGAATTCTAGAAAAATAATTCTTATGCATCACAAGAGATAATCATGCCCCTCGGTACAAGGTTTAGCAACTTACGCTTGTGTCAAGAGGATCTAACTTGCTCATTTTTGCAAAAATGTTTCCAAAaaacttagcatccttcttgtTGTACTCCTTGACCTTCTCTTTCAGTACTTTGTATTCCATCTTCACATCCCTGCATTAACCCAGTATATTACCCCACCACAACAACACATCAATGATCGGTCAAGAGTCTTCAGATAAATGGCAAAATCTGCCCCTAACCTATAGAGAATACATTAAGCACAGACGGATATACCTGTTATTAGGGTCAATCTCAAGAGCCTTCTTAATATCAAGCTCAGCTAGATCAAAATCAACCAGGTTGATATAAGCTTGGGCCCGTCTGTAAAGTGCCTTCACATTCCGACTTTCAATCTCCAGCACCTAGCAAAATAACAGATTCTGGCGTATTCAGCAGAGCAAGAAAGTATACGGTACATTGAACAAGAAGCTATATACATATCACTAAAATTTTAGAAGCTTCAGAACAGAAGAATGGTAAAGTTCAGACCTTTGTGCACAACTTCTCTGCCTCCTTGTAGCTTTTAAGTTTCAGCTTGCAGGCTGCATTGTTAAGGTTGCAACTGACCTTGAGAGTCTTAGCCTCCCTTTTCTCCTCCTCACTAAAAGGAGAATCGTACTCGATGAATTTTGCAGCCTAACTCcagaaacaagaaaagaaatactTGGTCAGGCACAACCACTTCCCCGGGGTCACTAACTATGTGCGAGAAAACTTGAATCTATGATATTAATGAGTTGGCAGTACCTTCTCGTATCTCTTAGAGGCTCTTGCGTATTTACCAGCCTTGAACAGCGCATTACCTTCTTCCTTCTTTCTGCCAGCAGCCACAATCTTCTCACCATTGTCCATGTCCCACGATTCCTTGTCCTGTCGTCAACACACAGCTTAAATAAGCAAAACCAAGATAAATAAGTGCCAGAGAGCAGAAAGAAGTTGTTTTTCCGCCACCACCAACCTTAACGAAAGATACAAGCTCAACTTCATAATAGACAGTTGAGCCAGGAGGAACAACAGCGAGCTCTTGCTGAGACTCTGAAGAGCCAAAAGCATATTCAGGTTCAATAGTCACAAGTGCAACCTCACCCTTTTTCATAGTCATTACAGCTCTATCAAGTCCTTCGATGACTTCATCTGATCAGCGAAACAAGTTTGTTAGCCATCTTTATACCACGCACAATATAACAGGAATATACAATGACGCTCATCAATACCGTTATCTGTCTTGAACTCGAATGGCTCTTCCGCATCATGGCCCGTTTTCAAAAATATCGTTCCATCTTGAAGCTTCCCGATTAACTTCACTGAAAAACATAAATACAGGAGTTTTGATTAATCCTCCCATTCAGCATCATACAGGAGTTTTGATAAAATATAATATTGATCCCTTTCATTCATCACACTATTTGGATTACCTTTAGCAACAGTTCCATCATTAGGTTTCTCATACCCCTCTCCATCTTTAAGAATCTTCTTTACGACTTTCTTATCAGGAGTTACTTCTGTCACGATCTTCCAGGAGAGCAACTCTAGAGAAATGAGAAGAGTCGCATTTGGTGGAACAGCTGCCTCCTGACCAGAGGCTGGCCTGCCTTTCTCTCCAAATCCATCTGCAGCCAAACAAAACAAACACCATTAAAAAAGGTCCACAGCCAGAATTACAAAAGCAAATGAAGATCCAATATGAATTGAACCTACATTGGGGCTTCACTGTCAAGAGAAccttctccttctttttcattgTTCTGACAGCCTTCTCCAAAGCAGGACAGAAATACCCTGAATATAAAACAAGTTTTATTAAAATAGATGATACAGcttgagaaaatataaaaaacgtCACCATACTACATTGAGAAAGTTTGAGAAAGGGTGGAGACAAACCATCTCTGACAACAAATTCAACTCCTTCGGATTGGGAAACCACACTCCCGTCCTCAAGTCGAGCCTCATAATTGACTGTATT
This genomic stretch from Papaver somniferum cultivar HN1 chromosome 5, ASM357369v1, whole genome shotgun sequence harbors:
- the LOC113282830 gene encoding peptidyl-prolyl cis-trans isomerase FKBP62-like isoform X1, producing the protein MDDDFDIPAAEDFQDDFPDENPALKVGEEKEIGNQGLKKKLIKEGQGWDTPDNGDEVEVNYTGTLLNGTQFDSSRDRGTPFKFKLGQGQVIKGWDLGIKTMKKGENAIFTIPAELAYGEAGSPPTIPPNATLQFDVELLSWSSVKDICKDGGIVKKVLTEGEKWENPKDLDEVLVNYEARLEDGSVVSQSEGVEFVVRDGLSPPFLKLSQCSMVTFFIFSQAVSSILIKLVLYSGYFCPALEKAVRTMKKKEKVLLTVKPQYGFGEKGRPASGQEAAVPPNATLLISLELLSWKIVTEVTPDKKVVKKILKDGEGYEKPNDGTVAKVKLIGKLQDGTIFLKTGHDAEEPFEFKTDNDEVIEGLDRAVMTMKKGEVALVTIEPEYAFGSSESQQELAVVPPGSTVYYEVELVSFVKDKESWDMDNGEKIVAAGRKKEEGNALFKAGKYARASKRYEKAAKFIEYDSPFSEEEKREAKTLKVSCNLNNAACKLKLKSYKEAEKLCTKVLEIESRNVKALYRRAQAYINLVDFDLAELDIKKALEIDPNNRDVKMEYKVLKEKVKEYNKKDAKFFGNIFAKMSKLDPLDTSKAKQEAEPMNVDSTA
- the LOC113282830 gene encoding peptidyl-prolyl cis-trans isomerase FKBP62-like isoform X2, which produces MDDDFDIPAAEDFQDDFPDENPALKVGEEKEIGNQGLKKKLIKEGQGWDTPDNGDEVEVNYTGTLLNGTQFDSSRDRGTPFKFKLGQGQVIKGWDLGIKTMKKGENAIFTIPAELAYGEAGSPPTIPPNATLQFDVELLSWSSVKDICKDGGIVKKVLTEGEKWENPKDLDEVLVNYEARLEDGSVVSQSEGVEFVVRDGYFCPALEKAVRTMKKKEKVLLTVKPQYGFGEKGRPASGQEAAVPPNATLLISLELLSWKIVTEVTPDKKVVKKILKDGEGYEKPNDGTVAKVKLIGKLQDGTIFLKTGHDAEEPFEFKTDNDEVIEGLDRAVMTMKKGEVALVTIEPEYAFGSSESQQELAVVPPGSTVYYEVELVSFVKDKESWDMDNGEKIVAAGRKKEEGNALFKAGKYARASKRYEKAAKFIEYDSPFSEEEKREAKTLKVSCNLNNAACKLKLKSYKEAEKLCTKVLEIESRNVKALYRRAQAYINLVDFDLAELDIKKALEIDPNNRDVKMEYKVLKEKVKEYNKKDAKFFGNIFAKMSKLDPLDTSKAKQEAEPMNVDSTA